AACAATAATAAGTGCCGGTGCTGTTGCTGCTGCTGGAATCAAACCAGCTATAGGAGCTATGAACAAGCTTGCAATAAACATTACTGCAACCACAAAAGCGGTTAAACCTGTTCTTCCGCCTTCCATAACACCAGCTGCAGACTCTACATATGTAGTTGTGTTTGAAGTACCGAAAACCGCACCAACTGAGGTAGCAACCGAGTCAGATATAAGAGCTTTGTCAATTCTTATAACTTTACCGTTCTTGTCAAGCATTCCAGCCTTTGTGCCGGTGCCTACAAGAGTTCCAATAGTGTCGAAAATATCAACAAAGCTGAAGGATATTATAAGTGTGATAATTGCAATCAATGTACTCCATACATCAACTGCTCCTGTTGCCTTTGCAAGTCCTGCAAAGTCAAAATGCATGAATGTAGGAGCCAAACTTGGAGGAGCCGAGAAAGGGCTGAATCCCGCAGGTATTGCTACTACACCCAACGGTATGCCAATAAGTGTTGTTGCTAAAATACCGATAAGCATTGCACCTTTTACTTTTCTTGCAAGCAGAATTCCTGTTATGAATAAACCAATAACTGCAAGAAGCGTATTCGGTGCTGCAAAATTACCAAAGCCTACTACAGTTGCGGGGTTTGCTATTATAATTCCAGCATTCTGGAAGCCTATAAATGCGATGAAAAGTCCAATACCAGCACTGACTGCATGCTTCATTGAATCGGGGATTGCATCAACAATAGCCATTCTGATCTTACTAACTGTTATAATGATTGAGAATATACCAGACAGGAATACAATGGCCAGACCCTGCTGCCATGTAAAGCCCATTGTAAGAACAACGGTAAAAGTAAAGAATGCATTAAGTCCCATACCTGGTGCTTGTGCATAGGGGCAATTTGCATAGAGTGCCATAACCAGAGACCCTACAGCAGCTGCCAAACAAGTAGCTACCATTACTGCGCCTACCACCGGGTCATTAAATGCATTGAAGCCGGCAGCTCCGTCACCCAGGGCATTGGCTGCGTTCATACCTGCCATCTTCAGGATTGACGGATTGACAAATATTATGTACGCCATTGTTACAAATGTAGTAAGTCCAGCCAGTATTTCAGTCTTTACATTGGTTTTGTTTTCTCTGAGCTTGAACAGCCTCTCCAGCATACCGGAATCTTGTACGTTTGATTTTGTTGTCACGTAATTCCCTCCTTAATTTTTGTTGATTGAACTTCGCTTCTGTATAATTTTATGTACAATAAATATATTACTATACTATTATAATTAAAAACTATACCTTACCACAACAACTTTATGTGATAAGTATTAATTATATATATTAATAAGCTGATTAATTATTATAATAAGCACCTTTACAGATGATAAAGTTCCCTTTTATGGTAATATTAGTATTCGGGCGGGATATATAAAAATCCTCCTTTTGTGGAGATGGAATTAATTAGAATTTTAAGAAATCATACTTGAAAGCCCTGGAATAGTTTATCTGTTCCAGGGCTTTGCTATTCAATATTATTCAATTCTGTCCAAGGCTTTCAACATTCCATATATAATAGCCTGAGGTCTTGGTGGACAGCCCGGGATATAAACATCTACGGGTACAATGCAATCTATTCCGTTCCTGGTTGCATAGCTGTCCTTGAAGATACCCCCGCTGCATGCGCAAGCACCCACAGCTACTACAAGCTTGGGATCAGGGGCCGAATTATAGGTTTTTACAAGAGCCAGCTCCATATTCCTTGAAGCAGTTCCGGTAACCAGCAGCATATCAGCATGCCTCGGTGATGCAACGAAGTGAAGTCCGAACCTTTCCAAGTCATTAAACGGATTGTTCAATGCATTTATTTCATAATCGCAGCCATTACACGAGCCGGCATCCACTTCTCTTATCTGCAGACTGCGTCCAAACATTTTTTTCACTTTCTCTTCAAGCTTCCTGCCTATTATTTCATAGGATTCATCGGGTACTTCCCTGATTTCAACAGCTGGAGCTTCTTTTCGCAAGAAGACGCGGCTTTTTTCCGCCAATTCAAACTCACTTGTCATTGTAACAGCCTTAGCCGGACATACTTCCTCGCAAAGGGAGCAAAATATGCACTCATCCAGGTTTATTCCTATTTCCTTCTTTTGCTTATCAAGCACTATAGCAGCCGAAGGGCACCTGTTAACGCACTCCCCGCATGCTGTACAAACCGAAGCGTCTATAGCCGGCTTTCCCATGATAAATCCGGGGTTAGTGCGATCTTTAGGGTATTCATTTGTTAATCTGGGGTATTTAATTATTTTTTTCAATGTATCAAACATAATTAATCATCCTTATCTACATATTTCATACCAAATCCATTACATAATAATAGAATACTGCGACACAAGGGAACGGGTACCACTGAACACACGGATATTCCACGGATTCCTACGGAATTGCGCGGTTAATTTATATAATATATAGCGACATTAGAGAGTTTTGATACTTACTCTTTATCAATTATTCTTATGTTTCAGAATATTTTTTCCCGCCGTGTATTTAGTGGATTTCAGTGTTTTTCCGAAGGAAAACCGTGGTGCCGTTCCCTATTACTTAAGACGCACTATAAGTCATTTCCCGCATATGACAAGTTGAAGCTTTTGTTTATCAACGGAAAATCAGGTACCGTATTACCTTTGACTGCATGGCATAATGCCGGCCAATTGCAGAATGACGGGGTTCTGACCTTATACCTGAATATTGTGTTATTCTCGCCTGTCATCACCCAGTGAATGTTTTCCCCTCTGGGAGATTCAGTATAGCCTAATGCAAACTCATAAGGCTTAACTTCAGTTATGGTTGATAGTATTTCTCCTGCTTTCATTGCTTCAATAGCCTGTGTTATTATTTTTATTGCTTCGTAGCATTCTTCTATTTTTACATTCATTCTGCTGTTTACATCGCCATAATCATGTTC
Above is a genomic segment from Clostridia bacterium containing:
- a CDS encoding NCS2 family permease gives rise to the protein MLERLFKLRENKTNVKTEILAGLTTFVTMAYIIFVNPSILKMAGMNAANALGDGAAGFNAFNDPVVGAVMVATCLAAAVGSLVMALYANCPYAQAPGMGLNAFFTFTVVLTMGFTWQQGLAIVFLSGIFSIIITVSKIRMAIVDAIPDSMKHAVSAGIGLFIAFIGFQNAGIIIANPATVVGFGNFAAPNTLLAVIGLFITGILLARKVKGAMLIGILATTLIGIPLGVVAIPAGFSPFSAPPSLAPTFMHFDFAGLAKATGAVDVWSTLIAIITLIISFSFVDIFDTIGTLVGTGTKAGMLDKNGKVIRIDKALISDSVATSVGAVFGTSNTTTYVESAAGVMEGGRTGLTAFVVAVMFIASLFIAPIAGLIPAAATAPALIIVGVMMVGAVKEIDFEDFTEALPAFLTLIIMPLSYGIANGIAVGFISYPIMKLSVGKGKEVHPIVYILAVLFALRFVTMAG
- the nuoB gene encoding NADH-quinone oxidoreductase subunit NuoB; translation: MFDTLKKIIKYPRLTNEYPKDRTNPGFIMGKPAIDASVCTACGECVNRCPSAAIVLDKQKKEIGINLDECIFCSLCEEVCPAKAVTMTSEFELAEKSRVFLRKEAPAVEIREVPDESYEIIGRKLEEKVKKMFGRSLQIREVDAGSCNGCDYEINALNNPFNDLERFGLHFVASPRHADMLLVTGTASRNMELALVKTYNSAPDPKLVVAVGACACSGGIFKDSYATRNGIDCIVPVDVYIPGCPPRPQAIIYGMLKALDRIE